In one Vibrio sp. VB16 genomic region, the following are encoded:
- a CDS encoding AraC family transcriptional regulator, whose product MYKGLPLRPKSKQVFNVLTNNTATLHKELWQDNGMGSAVWSNSHGRASYDKPDHHTLSYYLEGGQNTQRIMRSGNAFGGANKLCLMPKGHRSSWSFSDPFRFFHFYFEQDHLHNFSEQVFDKEGRHIELKELTYVDDPFTNQLIRESMLKLNWESPTDKLMVSHLQQVLLLHLVRQHCHQPIKTPLSTSGLSPINQQRAIDFIEENVSHSFTLNELAKLTHLSDFHFARMFKISFGCSPHQYVLSRRIVLSKQLLSRQAMSLTDVAFACGFSSQQHLSQQFKLRVGITPAAFRREQCK is encoded by the coding sequence ATGTACAAAGGATTGCCTCTAAGGCCAAAAAGCAAACAAGTATTCAACGTGTTGACAAACAATACGGCTACTTTACATAAGGAATTATGGCAGGACAACGGTATGGGTTCTGCTGTTTGGAGTAATAGCCATGGCAGGGCGAGCTATGACAAGCCTGACCACCATACATTGAGCTACTATTTGGAAGGCGGTCAAAATACCCAACGAATTATGAGATCAGGTAACGCATTTGGAGGGGCGAATAAGTTGTGTTTAATGCCGAAAGGTCACCGGTCTAGTTGGTCGTTTTCCGATCCTTTTCGTTTTTTTCATTTCTATTTTGAACAAGATCATCTACATAATTTTTCTGAACAGGTATTCGATAAAGAAGGTCGTCATATAGAATTAAAAGAACTTACCTATGTTGATGACCCATTTACTAATCAGCTTATTCGAGAGTCCATGCTAAAACTTAATTGGGAAAGTCCAACAGATAAACTGATGGTGTCTCATTTACAACAAGTATTGCTGCTTCATCTCGTTCGTCAGCATTGCCACCAGCCAATAAAAACACCACTCAGCACCAGTGGCTTATCGCCTATCAATCAACAACGAGCAATAGATTTTATTGAAGAAAATGTGTCTCACTCTTTCACATTAAATGAACTGGCTAAACTCACTCATTTAAGTGATTTTCATTTCGCTAGAATGTTCAAAATAAGCTTTGGGTGTTCCCCACATCAATATGTTCTATCTCGCCGTATTGTGTTGTCTAAACAATTACTTTCTCGTCAGGCGATGTCTTTAACCGATGTCGCATTCGCATGTGGTTTTTCATCACAGCAACACCTATCCCAG